A single region of the Chiroxiphia lanceolata isolate bChiLan1 chromosome 22, bChiLan1.pri, whole genome shotgun sequence genome encodes:
- the LOC116797326 gene encoding phospholipase A2, membrane associated-like isoform X1, whose amino-acid sequence MQSSPRMRNLLLAVLLACGLLPAGTSVLELERMIRSTTGKSALLSYSWYGCFCGIGGRGTPVDPTDRCCQAHDCCYRRVREDKCSPLITPYTFATDDGHITCSNTQSWCERETCLCDKAVALCFASTLPSYSHSYRFYFKLKCRGDKLQC is encoded by the exons ATGCAG agcagccccaggatgAGGAATCTCCTTCTTGCCGTGCTCCTGGCTTGTG ggctgctcccagctggcaccagtgtcctggagctggagcgGATGATCAGGTCGACCACAGGGAAGAGTGCCCTGCTCTCCTACAGCTGGTATGGGTGTTTCTGCGGCATCGGGGGCAGAGGGACCCCCGTGGATCCCACCGACCG GTGCTGCCAAGCCCACGACTGCTGCTACAGGAGGGTGAGGGAGGACAAGTGCAGCCCATTGATCACCCCGTACACCTTCGCCACTGATGACGGACACATCACCTGCA GTAACACGCAGAGCTGGTGTGAGAGAGAGACTTGCCTGTGTGACAAGGCAGTGGCCTTGTGCTTCGCGAGTACTCTGCCTTCGTACAGTCATTCCTACCGCTTCTACTTCAAGCTGAAATGCCGAGGAGACAAGCTCCAGTGCTGA
- the LOC116797328 gene encoding basic phospholipase A2 A-like: MKVLLVLTMLFACSVFTAHGKHPRTFIPGLEGSTVGNLTAHGCYSGWGTSRASLDRCCRLRACCYAKLAARRCPVGPVQPLSAPRAGISTCRSGTWCQRSACRCERAALLCRMRGQRLLRRRIKCRGRAGRC, translated from the exons ATGAAGGTCCTGCTGGTGCTGACAATGCTGTTTGCCTGCA GTGTGTTCACAGCTCATGGGAAGCACCCACGTACCTTCATACCGGGACTCGAGGGAAGCACTGTAGGAAATCTGACTGCCCACGGATGCTACTCGGGATGGGGCACCTCAAGGGCTTCATTGGACCG gtGCTGCCGGCTCCGTGCCTGTTGCTATGCCAAGCTGGCGGCTCGGCGGTGCCCCGTGGGACCCGTCCAGCCCCTCTCAGCACCTCGGGCAGGAATCTCCACCTGCA GGTCGGGGACGTGGTGCCAGAGAAGTGCCTGCAGGTGCGAGCGGGCGGCCCTGCTGTGCCGGATGCGCGGCCAGAGGCTGCTCCGGCGCCGCATCAAGTGCCGGGGACGAGCCGGGAGGTGTTGA
- the LOC116797327 gene encoding basic phospholipase A2 daboxin P-like — MNCLLGLSVLFAWRLSPAHGSLLQLHNMITEATGKNALLHYAFYGCYCGLGGKGQPKDASDRCCQLHDTCYLGLLSHDCDAKKQSYHYKGHHGSPSCRKDSWCARLSCECDRSLALCLKRNVRSYRKRYQFYPNYLCR; from the exons ATGAATTGTCTCCTGGGCctctctgtgctgtttgcttGGC GCTTGTCCCCAGCTCACGGGAGCCTCTTGCAGCTGCACAACATGATCACGGAGGCGACAGGGAAAAACGCTTTGCTGCACTATGCCTTCTATGGCTGCTACTGCGGCCTGGGGGGCAAGGGGCAGCCCAAGGACGCCTCAGACAG GTGCTGCCAGCTACACGATACCTGCTACCTCGGCCTCCTGAGCCACGACTGTGACGCCAAGAAGCAGAGCTACCACTACAAGGGGCACCACGGCAGCCCCTCCTGCA GAAAGGACTCCTGGTGTGCTCGGCTCTCCTGTGAGTGTGACCGCAGCCTGGCACTGTGCCTGAAGAGAAACGTCAGGAGCTACAGGAAACGCTACCAGTTCTATCCCAATTACCTGTGCAGGTGA
- the LOC116797316 gene encoding ATP-dependent RNA helicase DDX19B, with product MATDSWALAVDEQEAAAESLSTLHLKDEKTKPDANGAVVKADDNVEKTEDEEKEDRAAQSLLNKLIRSNLVDTTNQVEVLQRDPTSPLYSVKSFEELRLKPQLLQGVYAMGFNRPSKIQENALPMMLAEPPQNLIAQSQSGTGKTAAFVLAMLSRVEPGNKYPQCLCLSPTYELALQTGKVIEQMGNFYPELKLAYAVRGNKLERGQKISEQIVIGTPGTVLDWCSKLKFIDPKKIKVFVLDEADVMIATQGHQDQSIRIQRMLPRDCQMLLFSATFEDSVWKFAQKVVPDPNIIKLKREEETLDTIKQYYVLCNNRDEKFRALCNIYGAITIAQAMIFCHTRKTAGWLAAELSREGHQVALLSGEMMVEQRAAVIERFREGKEKVLVTTNVCARGIDVEQVSVVINFDLPVDKDGNPDNETYLHRIGRTGRFGKRGLAINMVDSKHSMNILNRIQEHFNKKINKLDTDDLDEIEKINN from the exons ATGGCCACCGACTCATGGGCCCTGGCCGTGGACGAGCAGGAGGCGGCGGCAGAGTCG CTGAGCACTTTACACCTGAAGgatgaaaaaaccaaaccagatgCCAATG GTGCCGTTGTCAAGGCTGATGACAACGTGGAGAAGACAGAGGATGAGGAGAAGG AGGACAGAGCTGCCCAGTCCTTGCTGAACAAGCTGATCCGCAGTAACCTGGTTGACACCACAAATCAGgtggaggtgctgcagagggaCCCCACATCACCCCTCTACTCCGTCAAGTCTTTCGAGGAGCTGCGCCT GAAACCACAGCTCCTGCAAGGAGTCTATGCCATGGGCTTCAACAGACCATCTAAGATCCAAGAGAATGCCCTGCCCATGATGCTTGCTGAACC ccctCAGAACCTGATCGCACAATCGCAGTCCGGTACTGGCAAGACAGCTGCCTTTGTCCTGGCCATGCTTAGCCGTGTTGAACCCGGAAACAAGTATCCCCAG tgtttGTGCCTTTCCCCAACATACGAGCTGGCACTTCAAACAGGAAAAGTGATTGAACAGATGGGAAACTTTTATCCGGAGCTGAAACTTGCGTATGCTGTCCGAGGCAACAAAT TGGAGAGAGGGCAGAAGATCTCAGAGCAGATTGTAATTGGCACACCCGGCACCGTGCTGGACTGGTGTTCCAAACTGAAATTCATAGATCCCAAGAAGATCAAAGTGTTTGTCTTGGATGAGGCCGATGTGATGATTGCGACCCAGGGCCATCAGGACCAGAGCATCCGCATTCAGAG AATGCTCCCTAGGGACTGCCAGATGCTGCTGTTTTCAGCCACCTTTGAGGATTCTGTGTGGAAGTTTGCTCAAAAAGTTGTTCCTGACCCAAACATTATCAAACTGAAGCGCGAGGAGGAGACCCTGGATACCATCAAGCAGTATTATGTCCTGTGCAACAACAGAGATGAGAAGTTCAGAGCTCTCTGCAATATCTATGGTGCGATCACCATCGCCCAGGCCATGATCTTCTGCCAT ACTCGGAAGACAGCGGGGtggctggcagcagagctgtccaGGGAAGGCCATCAGGTGGCCTTGCTTAGCGGGGAGATGATGGTGgagcaaagagctgctgtgaTCGAGCGCTTCCGAGAGGGCAAGGAGAAGGTGCTGGTGACCACAAACGTCTGTGCCAGAG GGATCGATGTAGAACAGGTCTCTGTTGTTATCAATTTTGACCTTCCTGTGGATAAAGATGGGAATCCAGATAACGAGACCTACCTGCACCGGATCGGCCGCACCGGTCGCTTTGGCAAGCGAGGACTGGCCATTAACATGGTGGACAGCAAGCACAGCATGAACATTCTCAACAGAATCCAGGAACATTTCA ACAAAAAGATAAACAAATTGGATACTGATGACTTGGATgaaattgagaaaataaataactga
- the LOC116797326 gene encoding phospholipase A2, membrane associated-like isoform X2, which translates to MRNLLLAVLLACGLLPAGTSVLELERMIRSTTGKSALLSYSWYGCFCGIGGRGTPVDPTDRCCQAHDCCYRRVREDKCSPLITPYTFATDDGHITCSNTQSWCERETCLCDKAVALCFASTLPSYSHSYRFYFKLKCRGDKLQC; encoded by the exons atgAGGAATCTCCTTCTTGCCGTGCTCCTGGCTTGTG ggctgctcccagctggcaccagtgtcctggagctggagcgGATGATCAGGTCGACCACAGGGAAGAGTGCCCTGCTCTCCTACAGCTGGTATGGGTGTTTCTGCGGCATCGGGGGCAGAGGGACCCCCGTGGATCCCACCGACCG GTGCTGCCAAGCCCACGACTGCTGCTACAGGAGGGTGAGGGAGGACAAGTGCAGCCCATTGATCACCCCGTACACCTTCGCCACTGATGACGGACACATCACCTGCA GTAACACGCAGAGCTGGTGTGAGAGAGAGACTTGCCTGTGTGACAAGGCAGTGGCCTTGTGCTTCGCGAGTACTCTGCCTTCGTACAGTCATTCCTACCGCTTCTACTTCAAGCTGAAATGCCGAGGAGACAAGCTCCAGTGCTGA
- the UBXN10 gene encoding UBX domain-containing protein 10 has product MATVAFLDAALIQLCFPPSTAALLWANTVTMHVTRPKSAKGRRRPSFSHPQDVEACPCQVPSSPPAATPRGLVSSQRAPLTKLAFPPTQVSPEEIPELLQQVPLKTSSSLNKYRVLPSIGWKGVGSNAMEALAQQTHRLEVSEGQKDTLKFSKTLSGEQGSGSTLSGSDVPAEESSHMHCPPEKRGRKMRQESPSMSPLSLEEPHVLLAVRSPSGQRFEHHFKPSDSLLTVLAMAGQKLLANYQHCSIETMEVPRRSFSDLTKSLHECGILHKSVLCIRQDKQHDAADL; this is encoded by the coding sequence ATGGCCACAGTGGCTTTCCTGGACGCAGCACTAattcagctctgcttccctccgAGCACGGCCGCTCTCCTGTGGGCCAACACTGTCACCATGCACGTCACCAGGCCCAAATCTGCCAAGGGACGCAGAAGGCCAAGCTTCAGCCACCCTCAGGACGTGGAAGCCTGTCCATGCCAAGTGCCTTCTTCCCCACCGGCAGCCACTCCTCGGGGATTAGTGAGCAGCCAGAGAGCACCACTCACAAAACTGGCGTTCCCACCCACTCAGGTGTCTCCTGAGGAAATCCCGGAGCTCCTGCAGCAAGTGCCTCTGAAGACCTCCTCTTCCCTGAATAAGTACCGGGTGCTCCCCTCCATTGGCTGGAAGGGCGTAGGGAGCAATGCCATGGAAGCGCTGGCTCAACAGACCCACCGGCTGGAAGTGAGTGAAGGGCAGAAGGACACTCTAAAATTCAGCAAAACTCTGTCTGGAGAACAGGGATCTGGCAGTACATTGTCAGGAAGTGATGTTCCCGCTGAGGAGAGCTCCCACATGCACTGTCCCCCTGAGAAGCGGGGAAGGAAAATGAGGCAAGAAAGCCCTTCCATGTCCCCTCTAAGCTTAGAAGAGCCCCATGTGCTGCTCGCGGTCCGGTCTCCCTCTGGCCAGAGGTTTGAGCACCACTTCAAACCCTCTGACAGTCTCCTGACAGTCCTTGCCATGGCAGGACAGAAATTGTTGGCCAACTACCAACACTGCAGCATTGAAACGATGGAAGTGCCCCGGAGGAGCTTCTCTGACCTTACAAAGTCCCTCCACGAATGTGGGATCCTCCACAAGTCTGTGCTGTGCATTCGACAGGACAAGCAGCACGATGCAGCAGATCTTTAG